In Xanthomonas theicola, a single genomic region encodes these proteins:
- the asd gene encoding archaetidylserine decarboxylase (Phosphatidylserine decarboxylase is synthesized as a single chain precursor. Generation of the pyruvoyl active site from a Ser is coupled to cleavage of a Gly-Ser bond between the larger (beta) and smaller (alpha chains). It is an integral membrane protein.): protein MSLLTTLTYVLPHRLLSSLARRLAYSSRPGLKQWLIDTVMRRFGVDLTEAAEPDPRAYPTFNAFFTRALRPGARIAAPDPQALLMPADGRISQLGPIQDGHIFQAKGQAFTAAELLGDEAAAAPFANGLYATVYLSPRDYHRVHMPWTGTLRETVHVPGRLFSVGPDAVRAVPRLFARNERLVCHFDTDFGPMASVMVGALLVSGVETVWSGVEIPRYGERLTRKDWRGKGIVLERFAEMARFNYGSTVIVLLPPGVAQLDPGLAAETAVRLGQALARRLQG, encoded by the coding sequence ATGAGCCTGCTGACCACGCTGACCTACGTCTTGCCGCACCGGCTGCTGTCCTCGCTGGCGCGGCGCCTGGCCTACTCGTCGCGGCCGGGGCTGAAGCAATGGCTGATCGACACCGTGATGCGCCGCTTCGGGGTGGACCTGACCGAGGCCGCCGAGCCCGATCCGCGCGCCTATCCGACCTTCAACGCCTTCTTCACCCGGGCGCTGCGGCCGGGCGCGCGCATCGCCGCTCCCGATCCGCAGGCGCTGCTGATGCCGGCCGACGGCCGCATCAGCCAGCTCGGCCCGATCCAGGACGGCCACATCTTCCAGGCCAAGGGCCAGGCGTTCACCGCCGCCGAGCTGCTCGGCGACGAAGCCGCGGCGGCGCCGTTCGCGAACGGCCTGTACGCCACCGTGTACCTGTCCCCGCGCGACTACCACCGCGTGCACATGCCCTGGACCGGCACCCTGCGCGAGACCGTGCACGTGCCGGGGCGGCTGTTCAGCGTCGGTCCGGACGCGGTGCGCGCCGTGCCGCGGCTGTTCGCGCGCAACGAGCGCCTGGTCTGCCATTTCGACACCGACTTCGGCCCGATGGCCTCGGTGATGGTCGGCGCGCTGCTGGTCTCCGGCGTCGAAACGGTGTGGAGCGGCGTGGAGATCCCGCGCTACGGCGAGCGCCTCACCCGCAAGGACTGGCGCGGCAAGGGCATCGTGCTGGAGCGGTTCGCGGAGATGGCGCGCTTCAACTATGGCTCCACCGTGATCGTGCTGCTGCCGCCAGGCGTAGCGCAGCTGGATCCGGGGCTGGCGGCGGAAACCGCGGTCCGGCTCGGTCAGGCGCTGGCCAGGCGGCTGCAGGGCTGA
- a CDS encoding SCO family protein encodes MFNQNFGIVLVVALAAGLGLLLAQKHVGGGASAWPDTRTVRLYPQPRALPDFHLRQSDSTPLVPGELKGHWTLVFLGFTACPDVCPTTLAELARAQRQWASIPDALRPRVLFISVDPERDTPSRLGAYAHGFHQDTLAATADVPELERFATALGFVFQKVPGKHFQENPKDYSMDHSAAIAVLDPQGRQAGLIRPPFEPAAIAADLQALTEATAP; translated from the coding sequence ATGTTCAACCAAAACTTCGGCATCGTCCTGGTGGTCGCGCTGGCCGCCGGCCTGGGCTTGCTGCTGGCCCAGAAGCACGTCGGCGGCGGCGCTTCGGCGTGGCCGGACACCCGTACCGTGCGCCTATACCCGCAACCGCGCGCCCTGCCCGACTTCCACCTGCGCCAGTCCGACAGCACGCCGCTGGTCCCCGGCGAGCTGAAAGGCCACTGGACGCTGGTGTTCCTGGGTTTCACCGCATGCCCGGACGTCTGCCCGACCACCCTGGCCGAGCTGGCCCGGGCGCAGCGGCAATGGGCATCGATCCCCGACGCGCTGCGCCCGCGGGTGCTGTTCATCTCGGTCGATCCCGAGCGCGACACGCCGTCGCGGCTGGGCGCCTACGCCCACGGCTTCCACCAGGACACCCTCGCCGCCACCGCCGACGTGCCGGAGCTGGAACGCTTCGCCACTGCGCTGGGCTTCGTGTTCCAGAAGGTGCCCGGCAAGCATTTCCAAGAAAACCCCAAGGACTACAGCATGGACCACTCCGCCGCGATCGCGGTGCTCGACCCGCAAGGCCGCCAGGCCGGGCTGATCCGTCCGCCGTTCGAGCCGGCGGCGATCGCCGCCGACCTGCAGGCGCTGACCGAGGCGACCGCGCCATGA